The region aattactgatcattgtgtggattgtactgatgcgcatattacagggggggggggggaataataataattaaaaaactgCATCGTTAAGTCAGTCGGGGGTCTCCGTGCACTGCGGTGGAACCGTCCCCCCCGCCCGAGGCTGAGAGCTTCTTTCTCTGCCGATTTTTCAGGACGTCGAAGGCCTCGGAGGAGAAACACAGCCTCATAACGCAGGCCGACAAGGCCCGTCCCAAGGACGAGCAGGACGTCATCGTGAAAGGTCAGTCACTGCATACACCTGCGTTAATAacggcgcgcccccccccccccccccccagctgaaccccattaatttcagctctggggaccccctgcttccagagagacAGACCTCCGTAGCGGGCGCCGGAAGCTTCTCCGGCTAACTGGGGGTTTGAAGCTCCCGCAGCCCCGTTGCCCGATAGAAcccgatgacatcacggcttcctattggcccgcagggcgcggcgGCTTTgaacgtgatccctgctagcggaGCGGCTGccggcgcgcccccccccctacggGAGGTCTGATTTCCTCTGGAAGCcgggggggggtccccggagctgaaataaaagGGGTTCCGCTCTGGGGATCCCCCCCCCCGCGCTTCAATCCTGGCGTAGCCACCGCGTCGCGGGGTCCTGGCGTTCCAGGGGGTCGCCGTCACGAAAAGTCCCGGGTCGTGGGGGGGGTCTTTCTGCTCATTTTCTAGGCTCCGAGCGTGCGCCCTGTCTGCGCTCCCGTGGAGCCTGGAGAAGCGGGAAGGGGGGGCTCTTCCGTTCCCGTCAGCGGGTCACTCGGCGGCGGGATGGCGGTGTGCCGGAAGGGGGCTGTGCCATCCTAGTGACCCTCTGACACTCAAACCCAACCTTGTGTTTCAGGGGAGCGGGGGTTGAGCACtttggtttgtttgtttttacaggCCCAAAGCCTGCACTAGAGTATCCAGCAACTCCCGCTGTTTATTCCCACTTGCTCCACAGGCACAGGCAGACTTCACACAGACTTATCGGAGAAGCTGCCTTATGCTGTGCTCCTCTGATCAGTCTCTTTGAAGTCaggttaccccccctccccccccccccacccgtgactGAGGTCTCCGTGTTGTGTCGCAGGGTGGCtgcagcgggaggtgagggggggcgtgAGGACCCCCTGGATGCGCCTCAGAAAGTTTTGGTTCGTGCTGACGCCGGATTCGCTGGACTATTACAGCAGCAACGAGAAGAGCGGCAAACGCGCGGGGAGCCTGGTGCTCACCAGCCTCTGCTCGGTGATGTGGCCGGACAAGCAGAGCTACAAGGagacgggtgagagagagagagagagagagagagaggggtgtgtgtgtacaagctacaaggagacaggtgagagagagagagagcgagagagaggggtgtgtgtacaAGCTACAAGGAgacgggtgtgagagagagagcgagagtgagggGTGTGTGTACAAGCTACAAGGagacgggtgagagagagagagagagaggggtgtgtgtacaAGCTACAAGGAGacgggtgagagagcgagagagaggggtgtgtgtacaAGCTACAAGGAgacgggtgagagagagcgagagagaggggtgtgtgtacaAGCTAcaaggagacaggtgagagagcgagagagaggggtgtgtgtgtacaagctacAAGGAgacaggtgtgagagagagagagagagagagagagagagaggggtgtgtgtacaAGCTACAAGGAGACAggtgacagagagcgagagagagggttgtgtgtgtgtacaagctacaaggagacaggtgagagagagcgagagagaggggtgtgtgtgtacaagctacAAGGagacgggtgagagagagagagcgagagagaggggtgtgtgtacaAGCTACAAGGAgacaggtgtgagagagagagagaggggtgtgtgtgtgtatgtgtgtgtgtacaagctacAAGGAGATAggcgagaggtgtgtgtgtgtgtgtgtacaagctacAAGGAGAcaggtgtgtgagaggtgtgtgtgtgtatgtacaagcTACAAGGAGACAGGTGtgtgagaagtgtgtgtgtgtgtgtatttacaagCTAcaaggagagaggtgtgtgtgtgtgtgtgtgtgtgtgtacaagctacAAGGAGACAGGTGTGTGAgaagtgtgtgtgtacaagctacaaggtgagaggtgtgtgtgtgtatagaagctactaggagagaggtgtgtgtgtgtgtgtacaagctacaaggagagaggtgtgtgtgtgtgtatagaagctACTaggagacaggtgtgtgtgtgtgtctgtgtgtgtgtgtgtgtgtgtgtgtgtgtgtgtgtgtgtgtgtgtgtgtgtgtgtgtgtgtgtgtgtgtgtgtgtgtacaagctacAAGAAGACAggcgagagaggtgtgtgtgtacaagctacacagacaggagagagagagagaggtgtgtgtgtgtgtgtgtgtgtgagtaatgggggggattcctgagtacatgtttcggggtaacccgcaacactggcccccttctacccaaacacaccctgacaacagttAACCGTAAAATCACCCCTGCCTCTCACGCCCGGCACCTCTCCGCCGGGCGGCTACCCTGGAACAGCAAAAACACACACCCCCCTTTATTACAAACGCCGTTACATGCcgtgattgggttgaagagctgacaatcacaattcccccatAGGGCTCAGGGGCAcgcagccgggccaaataccttttaTTACTGGCCCGGGTACCCCCTCGCCGTCACCGGTACGTCCCCTGAGTAAGGCCGAGCCTCTCTCCCCTGCAGGGTATTGGAGCGTCACGGTGTACGGCAGGAAGCATTGCTACCGGCTGTACACCGAGCACCTGAACGAAGCCGCGCACTGGGTCTGCGCCATCCAGAAGGTGATTGACAGCAAGGCCCCCCTGGAGACCCCCACGCTGCTCCTCATTAAGGACATCGAAGTGAGTCCCCGGGACGCTCGCACGCGGCATTCTGTGCGTTGCCGGGGCCGGTCGGCGCCGGGGAATGTGCAGGCGCGCTGGGGTTACGCTGAGCGGAAAGCGGCGAGTTCAACACTCGGTCACGCTCACTGCTCGGCTGCAAGCGAtttgggggaggagttatagggagcagttaggggaggagttatagggaggggttataggagcagttaggggaggagttataggagcagttaggggaggagttatagggagaggttataggagcagttaggggaggagttataggagcagttaggggaggagttataggagcagttaggggaggagttatagggagaggttataggagcagttaggggaggagttatagggagcggttataggagcagttaggggaggagttatagggagaggttataggagcagttaggggaggagttatagggagaggttataggagcagttaggggaggagttatagggagaggttataggagcagttaggggaggagttatagggagaggttataggagcagttaggggaggagttatagggagaggttataggagcagttaggggaggagttatagggagcggttataggagaagttaggggaggtgttatagggagaggttataggagcagttaggggaggagttatagggagcagttaggggtggagttatagggagaggttataggagcagttaggggaggagttatagggagaggttataggagcagttaggggaggagttatagggagcggttataggtgttatagggagcggttataggtgttatagggagcggttataggtgttatagggagcggttataggagttattgggagaggttataggaggagatatagggagcagttataggtgttatagggagcggtttatCACTTTGCTGTGTCCGCATGAATGAAACGTTGTTTTTTTAACCTGTGTGTTATTGGGGGGTTTTCAGGAAAATCGCTTGAACCTGGAAGCCGTGGACGAAATCTACAAACTGAACCCCATCCTGAGGCACACGAAGAGTCCTCTCtatgcccccctgctccccttctccTACGGAACCGCAGACCACGCCAGTACGTAGAAACGCGTTCCCACTCACTTTCCCTCATCACAAACCCGCCAGCGCCATTTCCAACTGGACACCAAGCGTCTCTGGAAAACCTTTCTCCTGTGCAGCGATAACAGTGTGAAGCCTTTTTGTGGGAGACACCATCGTGGCTTCTCTATGTCTCTGTGTGCCGGGCTCcccactcctctgctcctccctacatatcggcTTTGATctctcgtctcctgcgctctgcccataaccgtccaccctctccacccctttcacctctactgctctctctcgccttaaaccttccCCCACACTCCGTATGCGCCAAgcgccttctctccccaccttcaagtCCAACCTGAAAACGCACCTCTTACATGAAGCCTCCCTACAGCCTGgtctcctggccactgtcccacacccacagtctctcctacCAACCACGGTGcccaagccctgccatctactgtcccacacccacagtcactcctaccaaccatggtgtccaagccctgccatctactgtcccacacccacagtcactcctaccaaccatggtgtccaagccctgccatctactgtcccgcacccacagtctctcctaccaaccatggtgtccaaacactgccatctactgtcccacacccacagtcactcctaccaaccgtggtgtccaagcactgccatctactgtcccacacccacagtcactcctaccaaccatggtgtccaagccctgcaatctactgtcccacacccacagtctctcctaccaaccatggtgtccaagcactgccatctactgtcccacacccacagtctctcctaccaaccatggtATCCAAGCACAGCCATCTATTGTCCcatacccacagtcactcctaccaaccatggtgtccaagcactgccatctactgtcccacacccacagtctctcctaccaaccatggtgtccaagcactgccatctactgtcccacacccacagtcactcctaccaaccatggtgtccaagcactgccatctactgtcgcacacccacagtcactcctaccaaccatggtgtccaagcactgccatctactgtcccacacccacagtcactcctaccaaccatggtgtccaagccctgccatctactctcccacacccacagtctccTACCAACCGTGgtgtccaagcactgccatctactctccaacacccacagtcactcctaccaaccatggtgtccaagccctgccatctactgtcccacacccacagtctctcctaccaaccgtggtgtccaagccctgccatatactgtcccacacccacagtctctcctaccaaccgtggtgtccaagccctgccatctactgtcccacacccacagtctctcctaccaaccggggtgtccaagcactgccatctactgtcccacacccacagtcgctcctaccaaccatggtgtccaaacactgccatctactgtcccacacccacagtcactcctaccaaccatggtgtccaagctctgccatctactgtcccacacccacagtctctcctacctaccatggtgtccaagcactgccatctactgtcccacacccacagtcactcctaccaaccatggtgtccaagcactgccatctactgtcccacacccacagtcactcctaccaaccatggtgtccaagccctgccatctactgtcccacacccacagtcactcctaccaaccatggtgtccaagctctgccatctactgcacttattccctcacctgctgtctctgcaactctcccaacataccgcttagattgtaagctctccggggcagggatttcctttcccgttgtctgactttgttgcgcttattatattataattccttgtattgtattgtctttgtgaagcgctgagtacactgttgtAATACACGTTACAAAGGAATAGGAAACAAaatgcttacaatctaagtggtaagtggggagaacgtacagagacagcaggagggggttCTGGGAAGTGCgcctgcaaggggccacggtcagtgcctgtgagatgtatagtatcagccaccaGAGCtacctaaaggtggagagagagggggccagCCGGgttttgaggggaagggcattcccgaggtctggggcagtcagtgagaaacgtTTTAGGCTGGAGAGGGCTGTAGATACAGAGGAACACAGAAGACACCCTTTAGCAGAACTCAAAGAGACATGTATGGTGGAGATGTCAGGAGGGTCAGAGGAGTGTGTAGCCTTCAAAGAGGAGGAGGATTTTGGAAGCCCTACTGGATTTAgtaggaatccaggagagggaTGTGTATGGATCTCTCTGTGTAGCGTCATGTTGGTAACCCCCACCCGGCAAAACTGAAAAACCCGGAAGGGACATTTCGGCGAGGCAGCGTCTTGGCAGGATTTTACGTCACCCTTCCCTATCTCACATTATGTCGGCGTGTCTGGTACACGTAGTCCTAACTTGGATGGGCGCTGTCCTCAAGGACCAGAGTCAATGATTCGACACGGTGGTGTGGGACGCTCTCGGGTAGAGTAAGGCGGACGGTGAACTTCATGCAGGACTggttccctgccccccccccgaaTAGCCTGCCATCTAAGGCAGGCTCGTGGTCAAcagccagtcctcaagggccaccaacaggtcagcttttcaggatatccctgcttcagcacaggtgtctccatcagtggctctgttgattgagtcacctgtgccgaagcagggatagcctcaaAACCGGATGCGTTGGTGGCCATGGAGGACTGGGCCTAAGCGGTAGGTTAGGGAAACGCAGGAGATGGAAGAGGAGTGGTCCACGACCCTTGGCCAGGAGCATAAGCAAGTGGGGAACGTTGAGAAGATGACCAACGTACGCTGAGCGTGGGTTCCAGCGGTAGAAGGCAGCGAGAGCGTTAAGAAAGCAGTAGAGACGAGTGGGCAGAGAGGAGACAGTCTAAGCGACGTGCTAAGCTTTGATGGTATCTTAATGCAGCGGCGGGCACATCACTGCTTACGCACTAAATTGACCATATCCCACTcactgcccgcacacagcttcTGCACGGCGTGTCCTCTGGGGGTTTCCAGCCCTTGGGAATAAGGAAATCATTGTATGCTCGGTCGGAAGACCCCAGACACCACGGCTTTCTGGGAACAATGACTCATCCCCGGGCTCTGTCTCTtgatcctttctctctctgtattCCCGCTTTTGATGCACAAAGCTGCCCACGGAGCATGTTAACCCCTTCTTTGCTCCGGCACCCTGCACATGAATATATTTATACACGCACTTCCTGATCTCACCCGCCCATCTGACTTTGGGGTTCGTCGTCTTGGTTTTACACTCTCTCGGCATCCAGTCCgttaccatctttgtccaacgcaAAATGTCCTTCTTGCGAAATGTCTGGCCTTTTTCTTCCcccgtgtgatgatgtcacagacttttgttttcgAACCAACGCATTCCTTTTCCTGTCCAtatgggtaatacccagcatgcatctctccatacttcgggtaatacccagcatgcatctctccatacttcgggtaataccccgcatgcatctctccatacttcgggtaatacccagcatgcatctctccatacttcgggtaatacccagcatgcatctctccatacttctttgtgtgtgtgtgtgtgtgtgtatatatatatatatatatattggcattcAACCCTGCTCCGTTCCCGGGGGGTCAGACCACTGGGACCACTCCCTTCTTTCAATGGTCCTAGTGGTGaatctgtccccctcccccacgctaGGGAAGTGTTTAGCCCCATTCATTAGAACGGAGCTCATCTTTTCTCCAGCGTATCGAAAACAGCGATGCCGAGTATCACCGCTGAAAACCAACCGGGTTGAGCCTCTACGATGGTTGACGGCCCCTCGCCCCAAGAGCTTGCCATCCAGTTGACGctgacctccccccctccccccccccattaactCTTTCAGCGCACAACACGAAGGGATACACGGCGCTGCGCGACGAGGCGGTCAAGATCTTCAACTCCctccagcagctggagagcgAGCGGGACCCCGTGCCGCTGATCCAAGGGGTGCTGCAGACCTGCCTGGACCTGCGGCCCCTCCGCGACGAGGTCTACTGCCAGGTGGCCAAGCAGACCGCCGACCCCCCCGAGCCCGGCAGCCCGGCTCACCTCCGCTACTGGCAGCTGCTCACCTGCATGAGCTGCACCTACCTGCCCGGCCCCGCCGTCACCAGGTTCCTGCGCTCTCACttacagaggtaaggggggggggaccccGTAAGTCACCTCTCTGCCTTCTGGGTCTGTATCTCCTAAGGTGCACGGGGGAGGGGCATTTGGGACCCCGTAAGTCACCTCTCTGCCTTCTGGGTCTGTAACTCCTAAGGTGCACGGGGGAGGGGCATTTGGGACCCCGTAAGTCACCTCTCTGCCTTCCGGGTCTGTATCTCCTaaggtgcacggggggagggggcattTGGGACACTGTAAGTCACCTCTGCCTTCTGGGTCTGTAACTCCTaaggtgcatgggggaggggcaTTTGGGACATCGTGAGCCACCTCTCTGTCTTCTGGGTCTGTATCTCCTAAGGTGcacgtggggggggagggggcatttgGGACCCCGTAAGCCACCTCTCTGTCTTCTGGGTCTGTATCTCCTAAGGTGCACGGGGGAGGGGCATTTGGGACCCCGTAAGTCACCTCTCTGCCTTCCGGGTCTGTATCTCCTaaggtgcacggggggaggggcATTTGGGACACTGTAAGTCACCTCTGCCTTCTGGGTCTGTAACTCCTaaggtgcatgggggaggggcaTTTGGGACATCGTGAGCCACCTCTCTGTCTTCTGGGTCTGTATCTCCTAAGGTGcacgtggggggggagggggcatttgGGACATCGTGAGCCACCTCTCTGTCTTCTGGGTCTGTATCTCCTAaggtgcacggggggggggggggagggggcatttgGGACACCGTGCGCCACCTCTCTGCCTTCTGGGTCTGTATCTCCCaaggtgcacggggggagggggcattTGGGACACCGTGCGCCACCTCTCTGCCTTCTGGGTCTGTATCTCCTAAGGtgcacggagggaggggggattgtcttCACgctgcggcagtgccactccattactaaaaaaaaaaaaaataataaaaggagtTTGTGTAATAGTATCCCGATCGGCACTATCTGGACCAAGGCCTTAACTGCCACCCTTTTTTTTGCAGGACGCGGGATCGGTCTCCGGACACGGAGATGGAGCGGTACTCGGCCTTCGTCCTGGACTCGCTGGAGAAGACCAAGCAGCGGGACTTCGTCCCGTCCTGCGAGGAGATCGCCGTGCTGATTCACCGGCAGGCGCTGGCGTGCACCGTCTGCTACCCCGGGGCGGGGACCTGCAAGGTGCCCATCACTTCCCACACTACGGCCGGAGAGGTGAGACGGGGGGACGGGACCGCCGGGCGGGCGTGACGGGGGGACGGGACCGCCGGGCGGGCGGGCGTGCTGGGGGTAGCACGTGGTGGCTTGGTGGTGGCTCTTCTTGTTGacgttgggcaagtcactttgtcaTCTCCCTGGGGATTCGAtcgtaagctctgcggggcaggggtAGTGCTTGCACAATTCTGCGCCCGGTGCTTGGGCGCCATTTGCGTCGCAGAAGAAACATGATATATTAAGTATTacatctgtgtctgtgcgtcaATGGACAACCCCATTGAAGGCCAAAGTGGCCCATTGGCAGTGTGGATCAACCAAATGATGCTACGCCTCAGGGCTCCTTAAAACCCATTCACTTCAAAGGTGCCATCCCACACAGCCGGCCAGGTGGGTCCGTTagtggcctctgaatggggaagtgttagTCTAACGGAGGGTCTTCTGTGcccttaaccccctcccccccccccaccgtcctTATTAGAGAGCTTAGAAAGATGTGGGGAGAGGGGACTCTGGCTGTGTGAGCGCTTGCTGATCACACCGTGACATCATCACCCaccgtgacatcatcacacacagtgacatcatcacactAAAGGAAGCAGCCTCCCCCGTCTCGCTTTAATTATTTAAATCTAAtcatatatttaataataatattatttattaataatagatccccccccccccaaaaaaaggcatcaatcacccagatgatGACCCCTTTTTCACGTGTCGCTTGAATTGACGTGTTTAAGGGGTcccgtctggggggggggggggttggtggaggAGCTGACCCCTTGTCTGTACACCTGGGTAATTACTTTCAGAGATGGAGAACCCGCGAGTGCGTTAACATTTCCTCCACAGGTCCCCAAAAAACCAAGAGTGGTTCAGCTGCAGGCGAGGATTCTGGGTAGCGACAGGCTAATGCGCCTGACTTTTTAGCTTCCATCCACTCCTTAACACGGACTCCCGAGAGCAGCAATGTAATGAAGTGGATAGGAGGTGACGCCCACCGAGGGGCCACTACCCAGAATTCACCTGTAGTCGCGCCAGGAGGCCAAGCCAGTGTGAACCTTGGGCGGGCTCCACCAGGGTTACCCCAATGATCCAATCCGAAGCTGATCACAttttacccctctccccccccccccccctagctgGTCCAGGAGTTGATTGAAAAACTTGACCTGGGACAAAGCCGAAACGTCTTCGCCCTCTACGAGCAGAACCGCCACTACGAGCAGGCGCTCGGCACAGCCACCCTCGTGGCCGACACCCTCACCAGGTTTGAAAAgtaaatgccttttttttttttgactcgTAGGGTTTTGGAGGCAGAAGGAGCGAGACGGGCGACCTGCTCATAGTCGCCTGTTAAtacggaagggggggggggggggagttggggaatTTAAACTGGAGCGCGGTTTCTATCTGACTCACTCGGACAGATACATCAGCGATCGCCCCAGGCTTCCTCGCCCACACCGTGTCAATGCAAGGGTCACTCCCTCTACCTGTCTTCTTGCTGAGGCCCAGATCCACCCGAGGGTGCCAAGCTTTAACGCGCCTTTACTTGGGAGCCGAGGCGTGCTAAGGTTTAGCACCCACCTGGGCCTTCCATGTGGCAGACTGATCCGGGGGGATATATAGGGCGGGGGGAGAGTTGGCTTTCCAGGAAGACTGGTACCATGTTCATGCAATCACAAGAGCGCCTCCGTCatgcgtgggtgggaagagtggGCGCCGTGTCGGGGTGGGCAAAAGGTTTAGACTTGGTGAATGTGAGATCACAGGGTCTGTCCTGTGACGTCATCATTCTACCGCTGACATCAGACTCGCCTTcgggcactgggggggggggggcaagcaggGTTATTCCGTGGCACCCTCCAACGCTGGAAGAACCCTTCTCTTGCACAGGCCTTAAGATGCCTTGTGGCGTAGCGAAGCGTTTTGTAGCATAGCGCTGCTTAGTAGATATGTGTGTCTGGATGAACTGAGACGATCAGTTTGTTGGGTAATGAACCATTTTAACATCCCAGCCCCCGTGTCTCTTACCCGCCTACAGCTTactccaggagtggccaactccagtcgacaagggccaccaacagatcaggtgtgcaggatacccctgcttcagcacctgaattgagccacctgtgctgaagcagggaaatcctgagggactggagttggccacccctggcttagtCCTTCTACACAAAAGGTGGAAATCCATACGGTCAAACCATTTGGCGTCCATTACATTATCGAGCATTGGACACCCGCGGAAAATAAGGGTTAGACGAGTTGGCTTCTGTTCACATCCTGCTCGTTTAACACAGTAATTCCTTCCCCTAGCCTTTCATGCAAAGAGAAAGGGTTCGAGTCACGATGGAGACTCTGCTTTAAGGTCTACTGCTTCCTGGACACGGAGGATGTACCCAAAGACAGCCTGGAGTTCTCCCTTCTCTTCGAGCAGGTACTGGAGGAAGGTTCCTTCTGGGGTCCTCCCTTTTACCTCTactgctccccccccaacccatggATCTCCCTTACTAGGCACCCCAGCACCTTCTATCCCCACCTTCAAACCAAAACACACAACTTCTGATCTCAGTAGCCTAGACTCATGACAACTTCTCCCACCACGttcccaccatcaaggccagacttacagagacagtaggggaagAAGTAAGGGCAGTAAATGGGTGGCAGTTTCTGGCCTTGGATGTCTCTGTGGAGGTGTGGAGAGGCGTAGTTATTAGGCCAGGCTACTGAGATGTCTCATTCAGAAGGTGTGAAGAGGTGTTCCACTGAGGTGGTTGacgtgtatactgtatacatactggTAAAAGTTACATATATTTCCCGAAGTGGTGAGGTACTGGGGTTACCCCATTTCAGATCTAGGGATCTTGAGTTTTATTTAAGTAGACATATTGTGGGGAATCGCTGCTTTAATTAACATTTGTTTATCAAAGGCACACGAGACGGTGATCCGAGGTTACGTACCCACCTCCGAGGACACGCTGCAGTCACTGGCCGCCCTCCGGCTCCAGTTCCTAAACGGCGACTTCTCCCCCCACGCTCCCTTCCCCCGGCTCGAGGAACTGTTCCCCATCTACTTCCTCCACTCCCGGGTGCTGGCCTCCAGCAAGCCCCCCGTGGCCTCCCGGACCTCCTGCCCCAACTTCCACAAGGGCCTGCTCTCGGGGGCTCTGCCCAACGGACTGTGGAACAACTCGCTGGTGAAGCAGAAGGCGGAGGAGAACCAGAAGTTCCGGGGGCGAGTGAAGGAAGAAGGCGCCAACATGATGTCGGCCATTGTGGACAAGTGGAAAGTCTTGCACGGCATGGGGACGCAGGAGGTCATGACTTCCTACTTGGCCACTGTCAAGGAATGGTCGGGTTACGGATCCACCTTGTTTGACATCGACTTTTACATGGTAAGTTGGGCCGTGTCACAAATCGACCGTGATTTCCTCAGGCTGCTCCCCCTTTGTGTGATCTTTCTGTGGTGACCTCAGAAACGACATTACAATCAGGGCAGGACACACTCAGGGGgtgagatactaacattatatgcgcTGGACTCACATAGGTTTcccggggggggagggtattCAACTCATCGAGTGCCGGAGGACGTCAGTCTAACGTCACGGTAGGCCGGGGACGTTTGCTTGTCCGCCCGTGAGTCTTCCAGCTCTAGAAAGTCACGGGAAACCCCTGGGAGGTGCCAGACTCCGTGATGTCCAATGGGTGGGCGTCCCCGTTGGCAGACTGTCACCACGAGGGGGATAACCCTCTTTTCTGAGGGAGCCGATGTCCCAGGGAAGTTGCGGGACGGTC is a window of Ascaphus truei isolate aAscTru1 chromosome 23, aAscTru1.hap1, whole genome shotgun sequence DNA encoding:
- the PLEKHH3 gene encoding pleckstrin homology domain-containing family H member 3 isoform X3; amino-acid sequence: MPCCCGCKELWEAPAVSDSLYLKWPPKGCIQGTPNVGVTQPVRASNGSDRTSKASEEKHSLITQADKARPKDEQDVIVKGWLQREVRGGVRTPWMRLRKFWFVLTPDSLDYYSSNEKSGKRAGSLVLTSLCSVMWPDKQSYKETGYWSVTVYGRKHCYRLYTEHLNEAAHWVCAIQKVIDSKAPLETPTLLLIKDIEENRLNLEAVDEIYKLNPILRHTKSPLYAPLLPFSYGTADHATHNTKGYTALRDEAVKIFNSLQQLESERDPVPLIQGVLQTCLDLRPLRDEVYCQVAKQTADPPEPGSPAHLRYWQLLTCMSCTYLPGPAVTRFLRSHLQRTRDRSPDTEMERYSAFVLDSLEKTKQRDFVPSCEEIAVLIHRQALACTVCYPGAGTCKVPITSHTTAGELVQELIEKLDLGQSRNVFALYEQNRHYEQALGTATLVADTLTSLSCKEKGFESRWRLCFKVYCFLDTEDVPKDSLEFSLLFEQAHETVIRGYVPTSEDTLQSLAALRLQFLNGDFSPHAPFPRLEELFPIYFLHSRVLASSKPPVASRTSCPNFHKGLLSGALPNGLWNNSLVKQKAEENQKFRGRVKEEGANMMSAIVDKWKVLHGMGTQEVMTSYLATVKEWSGYGSTLFDIDFYMNSSGNFSQRLWLGVSASSLALYKQGDLEAFESVFYSQISSFGVSDSTTFKVSVGEKDMLFETTKVDEITQLINTYLTCVSDGPCPPSTDNSSGSEDPADSELPCEPV